In the Ricinus communis isolate WT05 ecotype wild-type chromosome 3, ASM1957865v1, whole genome shotgun sequence genome, GGCTTACTCAATCTACAAGCTAATCTATGAACTATCAAACtgcattctttttttatttgtaaaataaattaaacatcatttagaataaatcataattataattataaccAACATATCGTTTATCATGTCTGTTAAATATTGAgtgttgaaaaaaaaaaaaaaaaaaccttataCAATAGCCCTCGCTTTATTCCATTTTTTGTGACGGCTCTCAAAAGTATTTCAATAATACTGCAAAGAATCCACATCTTTAGGGAATTACACGAGAAAAATAGCCATTGCCTTTGAATGTTCaatattctctttttatttcatgAATTGACATATCTTCACCCATTCCAAATGTTAACAATGatagtttaattttgatattttggtCTTATAAGGCAATTTGCTTGTGATATTTCGCCAAACATgatcagaaaaaaaaagaaaaaaaaaccaataaaaattatctttattataaaataaaaaatcataaacaaGTATTAGTATTTATCTTGTTTTTTTATTGGgaaatattcaatttaatccttttATCAGTAATATAGTAAATCTTGAccttatttttttggtttgaGGGAGATGAAATGAAACtagaataaaatatgaaatttgtaattttcttttaattagaAAGCAAGTAAGGAACATTGGcctatttttactattatgttctttctttttaaaacttCAAACTAGTCATTATAGgtataattgaaaaagaaaattccgCAGAAATTGTATTTATCTCTTTAAAAATCTACAACTAATCATATAATAGAAGTAGATGGATAGAGAAttgcaattttatttcttttagagaaaaaaacaACAAGAATTCGTGTGTCCTCTtgtatttctttaatttctgtCAAAAACTCTTAAAGAACGAAGATAATGAAGTCCTGTCTCTTACTACACTTTctaaaaatgagactgtcatttttagttttacaggatttagagaaagaaaagcatCGGCAATAGGTATGGACCAACTAGAGATTATacaagattaaaagaaaatgctaaAATAAAGCGATGTGGGTAAAAATAAGCATATTCAGCCTTACCTGCATAAGGATTATCGTAAGAAGGTTCATAGTACCTATGGGCGCAACTCTTATTTTCTGGAAGCTATGATGATCGGAGCTAAGAATTTTACAAAAGAAGGAAGTTAAAGAAAGGAGATGAGACTGGAATCTTTTTGGATTATGGCTTTTTCAAGATTCATCTGTACTGTGATTCGTAGGCTCCCATGGTCAAGAATCGTTCCATtctatttcaatttcaatttatttatagcaGTAATTTAAGTAAAATCTTCCTCCTCTTACTTATATCTTACTGAATTGAGCTCActtataaaagagaaaaataagttaGATCAAGTTGAATTGAGTTTCAAGCCTTTGAGTTCTTAACTCAAAAATAGGGGTCGACCTTGGCACTGGATTTACTCAATTCCTTTTGATTATTTCCCCACATATGTAGAATgactttatcttttctttcttaagcAAATGCTCAATGAATATCTTTCTTATACATACTAGGGATTTTATTAGCTTTATCTGATAAACTTCAGTAGAACTCTTCATAATGTTTgatataaacataaatatgcTACCAAGCATGGAAAATATGCAGTCTTATTATCATTCCTATCGATTTATTATAATGATAATTCAGATAATAAAgcatttattatatttctatttatttataatattatatatttgttattacACTTATATGTTtacattataatttattctaaagtatcttaatattcataaaatctCTACTAATCCcgtatattaattttactaaaatttagttaatttatacTGTCATTTATTGTTAATGATTAGTgtatatgataataattattggcaagcttattttaaattattctgttcttcttttatttcagtttaaattatatattaaataaataaaattgatttgtttatctatttctatttcagtttaataaatattttctgttatccaaattaaattatataataaataattaaatattttaattttagagacTAATTGAGAATATTTTACTTGTTCAGCTCCCGTCACCCTTCGTATATGGTTTATATATGGTATTGACCGTTATCTTTTACATATCCACAACATTATGATGATTATTTCACCGGCTAATCTCCAAATTCTTCCTTTTTCAGATCCTCCATACAAGTTTCTCCAAACCCACCCGTCACTTACACTTCTCTCCACATGCAAGAACCTCAAAACTCTCAAACAAATCCACTCTCAAGTCATCAAAACAGGCCTCCACAATACCCACTTTGCACTTAGTAAACTCATTGAATTCTGTGTCATTTCACCATATGGGGATCTCTCTTATGCtctcttgctattcaaatccATTGGAAAGCccaatcaaataatctggaATAACATTATCAGGGGTCTTTCTTTAAGTGAATCCCCAATTTTAGCTATACAATACTATGTTGACATGATTTCGTCTGGTTTTACTCCAAATACTTATACTtatccttttgttttgaagtCTTGTGCGAGGATTTCAAGTACCCATGAAGGTAAACAGATCCATGGACAGATTTTGAAGCTTGGATTTGACAATGATGCTTTTGTACATACTTCTTTGATCACTATGTATGTTCAAAATGGTGAATTGGGTAACGCAAGATTAGTGTTTGAGAGAAGTTCTATGAGAGATGTGGTTTCTTATACGGCTTTAATTACTGGGTATGCTTCGAGGGGTTTTCTTGACCAGGCTTTAGAGCTTTTTGATGAAATTCCTGTTAGAGATGTTGTTTCTTGGAACGCTATGATTGCCGGGTATACTCAAAGCGGTCGGTTTGAAGAggctttaattttctttgaagAGATGCTTAGAGCAAATGTTACACCAAATATGAGTACATTGCTTAGTGTTCTATCAGCTTGTGCTCAATCAGGATCACTCAAGATGGGCAATTGGGTTAGTTCTTGGATTGAGGAGCACGGACTTGAATCGAATATCAAGGTCATGAATGCACTTATTGATATGTATGCTAAGTGTGGAGACTTGGAAAATGCTCTGCATTTGTTTGAgggtataaaaaataagaatgtGATTTCCTGGAATGTTATGATTGGTGGATATACTCATTTGAGCTGCTATAAAGAAGCCTTGGGACTATTTAGGCAAATGCTGCAATCAAATGTAGAGCCTAATGATGTGACCTTGTTAAGCATTCTTCCGGCTTGTGCAAACCTTGGTGCTCTTGGGCTTGGCAAATGGATTCATGCTTATATAGACAAGAACATGAAGAATTTGGCGAATAATGCTCTTTGGACAAGCCTCATTGACATGTATGCAAAATGTGGTAATATAGAGGTGGCTAATCAAATTTTTGATGGCATGAATCCTAAAAGCTTGGCTTCTTGGAACGCAATGATTTCTGGTTTTGCCATGCATGGGCAAGCAGACTTGGCTATTAGTCTTTTCTCGAGAATGACTAAAGAAGGGTTAGTGCCAGATAATATCACCTTCATTGGTGTATTATCTGCATGCAACCATGCTGGTTTGCTAGATCTTGGGCGTCAGTATTTCAGTTCAATGATCCAAGATTACAATATTTCCCCAAAATTACATCACTATGGATGCCTGATAAATCTTTTAGGCCGTGCTGGATTGTTTGATGAAGCAGAGTCTGTGATGGAGAGCATGGAAATGAAACCAGATGGGGCCATCTGGGGTTCTCTGCTTGGAGCTTGTAGAGTTCATCGACGCGTTGAGTTAGCTGAGTTTGTTGCCAAGCATCTTTTTGAACTGGAGCCTGATAACCCGGGGGCTTATGTACTCTTATCGAACATATATGCAGGAGCTGGTAGATGGGAGGACGTAGCGAAAATAAGAACAATACTAAATGATAAGGGAATGAAGAAGGTTCCTGGTTGCAGCTCTATTGAAGTGGATAGTATAGTTCATGAGTTCGTAGTTGGTGACAAGGTACATCCTCAGAGCAAAGAAATTTACAAGATGCTGGATGAAATAGATATCCTTTTGCAGAAGGCTGGATTTGTACCAGATACATCTGAGGTGTTGTATGATATGGATGAGGACTGGAAAGAAGGGGCATTGAGTCATCACAGTGAGAAGTTGGCTATTGCTTTTGGTTTGCTCAGTACAAAGCCAGGAACAACCATAAGAATAGTCAAGAATCTTCGAGTCTGCGGAAACTGTCATTCTGCCACTAAGCTAATGTCCAAGATATTCAATAGAGAAATCATAGCTAGGGATAGAAATCGTTTCCATCATTTTAAAGATGGTTCATGCTCTTGTAAAGACTATTGGTAAAATCCTTTTGTTACCCACTGTTATGTAAATTCTGGTAGATATCAATCACTTTCACATAGATTAAATACCAACTTATTCAATTTAAGCGATCAGATAAGTGTATAAATGATCTTAAACTGGAAAGcccttctttatttttcgaAAACCACGGATTTACATAAGTAATTCTCAGAGTGCTCGATGAGAtacatttaaattaaacaGTCCAAATTAATGAACTCATGCCTCGATGTTAGGATTCTGCTTGAAGGAGTTCCTTCGTGCTGTAGCCAGGACAGTCTTGTCTGCAACTATGAAATATGCCGCTCCGGCAACTGTTAAGAAaaacattatattaatattaaatgataaGAAATCAGATGGGAGAAAAAATAGGGATTAATTGGTCTTTAGATGGTAATTAACCTGTAGAGATTATAAGAGCTTGAGCAGTGTGGTTGAGATTGGCTCTGGCCCAAGGCAGCATCCTTGCACTGGCCAGCTGCATGTCAATAATAGAAccctttttaagttttttggtttttaaatttatttccttAACATAAACTGTAGAGAAATGAAAGGAGAACGACTTACAGTTGGAATGGCAGTGGCAATGCTAGCAACAACAGCTGCTTTAGCTCCAGCAACTACGCCTTCTATTCATCCATCAAAACATaccttaattaatttttgtccaacttatttttctttatatgaaaagaaatttttagattCGATTAAATAATTGGACTCAATCATAGAAATAATGAGCAGTAGctgaaaataataagtatCACTATATACATCATGGCATCATGAAGCTAGCCATCAAAATTGACCATGAGCAATAGTTCATGATGCCATTTTGATAACTCTTTTGTGTAGTTTTTTAGCCCCACTCTCTTGGTTTAAATTTTCTGTTTTGTATCATTAGTTATGAAAATTaggaaaagaatttatttttttaaaagaaaaaggtctCCGTTGGTGTATGGATCATGGTCCCCCTTCAACAAGGAGGCCTCTTCTTTCACCCATCCAACATAAGAAAGTAACTTGGAAAAGGATgatttatatgatatataaaaagataatgcaTGCTTAACAGTAAAAGATTAATTCAAAGTACCCAGAAAGAGCAAGTCGATGAAACACAGTCATAATTGCTAGAAAGGAAGCCATGctcaaaaagaagaaaagggaaagCTAAAACTAAAGAGAAATAACCAAGaatcaaaagaaagagaggtaGGAAGAAGGAGTCATTACCATGAGAGCAACGCTTCGCCATGGCCAGCTTTTGGTCAAGGGAAGCCATGCTACAAGTTTTCTCAAGAGGAGACTGAGCTACATTCTTTGCCATTACGAAATTAATACAAGTAAACCAAATGCTAACAAAAGAAGCAAGTAACTGTGGAGGAAAGTACTAAATGAGTTATTGAAGCTATGCTGGAGTATATGAAGAAGTGAGATTTGCTTGGATATTTATAAGGACTTTGAAGCAGTTGGATGGATAAGGAGAGCCCATGTTTTAGGAACAGCGTTTGATGGTTTCACTTGAATCCTAAGTTCTAAGTCActtgttttttcctttttatgtcggttttattcttttatgcaCTTGTCCACTATCAACTTATattgtttctttgtttttgaATATTGGACACTTAAGGCAACAGTAAATATGTTAGGTCACTTAGGTGAAACAGTGTCAAAAGAGTAGAAAACGCTAAACTTGcattactttttttaagtGCTTGCTAATATTGGTTCCTTTTGCTAGGAGGAAAACACGTGTTTAGtgatgaaaattttaaagcaTAACTAAGCTTAGTGGATAGAATATaactaataagaaaataacacataATATGagctttttatattttaatatttaatgattgACATATACtgtattatttaaaattaataaatatatattgatcaTCTAAATGTACAAGTAAACTTTGCACCGCATAACGAACACAATTGTTAAACAAATGCAAAACTACAAATggaatcaatattttttaatgtgtaATATGGTTAAGATTTAAGAGCAATGATAAACTGGGGTTGATTTCAGTTATGCAAAGTTTGgagtataattaaataaacagaAAACAGGGGGAGAGTACCATCAAGATCTGCAAATTTTATCTGCTCGTGTTTTGCACTGACACAGAAATCCAAAACAATATGATTATGTTATATCTATATATTGAAGTTACATTCATTTTGCTTAAAAGtgtccttttttcttttcttttgatggaTTTAATGAAAGCAAAGAAGCTAGTGGTTTAATACAAACAATGGGTAGTCCAAACATGTGCTTTGGACATATACCTGCAACATCTACTTGAGATTTGGACATGTGTCCTATATCAAAAGGCTTAGATTTATGAATCTTCTGCTTTTGCAGAGAGTACCCATGAACCATGTTAATGGGTTTCTCTTTTTGGTTCGTGGTTTCGCACTGAGTGGGTAGCTAATGGCTTGTTGGTGGATGTATTTGGGTACTGACGGTAtctgttgattttattttttctttgttgttggTTTTATTGTTGACCCTTTTTAGTTGTTTGGCACCTGCATGCTCTGTTGCTTTGAACCCTAATCAgtcttattaataaattattgggttgcattcaaaaaaagaaaaagtgtgATTACagaaaaaagcaaaataaactGTCAAAAATTGAtcatcatttctattttaagaTACGCctgaaataattgaatattaaaaatagtgaaaaagaaaacagtgAAATGATTTTATCATGCTCGTTATTAGGATTAGTAAAGATGATTCCTAGTCTCAAAATTTTGGCCACCCTGGATTCTATATCTAAGGGGTCTCCATGACTCACAAATTTTTCAaggattcttttattaaaaactcATCTAATATGAAATAGAgaattaaaatacaaaactTAAATAGTCCTATCACTTAAGTTGGACtttaaatgttaaatatttaCATTATATTGTTagaacatatttatatttagataaatacaaatattcGTCTGAGATTCGATATAATCTGTAGTAATAAccactaattttaaaaaaatatgcatTTTCATCCATTTTTTTCTATCGTTCATTATAGTAGTTCTTTCATTAATagtctattaatttaataaattttgaattgatcAGAATACTAAAGTGTCATATTTTACTAACttataaagatatttttatctttatataagtctatattaaaataaaatttagttcataatgaaataaaattatttttcatttaaattagaaaaaaatacagtattttattttttttaaaatttatatttaaaaaatagtaaaaaatataaaattgagtaaattttataatcctttttagtaattttatataattttaacaccTTAAAAGATGCAAACGTAGGTTATATGCCAAACTttaggatatttataaattttatattttattttatatatatataaatactcGCTCCTTCGGTGCACaaggatataaaataaataaatatttggtGGATCAGTTTTGTAGCCTTCGTTTTGGGCTTAGAGAGCCTATTTATTATTGCATgggaaattttttaaatggaaATTGGACTGTCATGACTTCTTAAAACACAAAGGCATCTGGGATTTTAAATGGAATTAGTTCCTCTATACTCTTCCTAATCCTATGAATCTCATGGGACTTCACTTTATTTTTGGCCAAATAAGAGTATTCCtaacaaaattttaagttatgctctttttctttctaatatgACTTAAAAGcctcattctttttctttttaaatgtaaGAAGggcaatattaatttttaaatatattatatcatttttttttataaatttttaaaagagtCACATTC is a window encoding:
- the LOC8275846 gene encoding early nodulin-93, encoding MAKNVAQSPLEKTCSMASLDQKLAMAKRCSHEGVVAGAKAAVVASIATAIPTLASARMLPWARANLNHTAQALIISTVAGAAYFIVADKTVLATARRNSFKQNPNIEA
- the LOC8275847 gene encoding pentatricopeptide repeat-containing protein At1g08070, chloroplastic; amino-acid sequence: MMIISPANLQILPFSDPPYKFLQTHPSLTLLSTCKNLKTLKQIHSQVIKTGLHNTHFALSKLIEFCVISPYGDLSYALLLFKSIGKPNQIIWNNIIRGLSLSESPILAIQYYVDMISSGFTPNTYTYPFVLKSCARISSTHEGKQIHGQILKLGFDNDAFVHTSLITMYVQNGELGNARLVFERSSMRDVVSYTALITGYASRGFLDQALELFDEIPVRDVVSWNAMIAGYTQSGRFEEALIFFEEMLRANVTPNMSTLLSVLSACAQSGSLKMGNWVSSWIEEHGLESNIKVMNALIDMYAKCGDLENALHLFEGIKNKNVISWNVMIGGYTHLSCYKEALGLFRQMLQSNVEPNDVTLLSILPACANLGALGLGKWIHAYIDKNMKNLANNALWTSLIDMYAKCGNIEVANQIFDGMNPKSLASWNAMISGFAMHGQADLAISLFSRMTKEGLVPDNITFIGVLSACNHAGLLDLGRQYFSSMIQDYNISPKLHHYGCLINLLGRAGLFDEAESVMESMEMKPDGAIWGSLLGACRVHRRVELAEFVAKHLFELEPDNPGAYVLLSNIYAGAGRWEDVAKIRTILNDKGMKKVPGCSSIEVDSIVHEFVVGDKVHPQSKEIYKMLDEIDILLQKAGFVPDTSEVLYDMDEDWKEGALSHHSEKLAIAFGLLSTKPGTTIRIVKNLRVCGNCHSATKLMSKIFNREIIARDRNRFHHFKDGSCSCKDYW